Proteins found in one uncultured Desulfuromonas sp. genomic segment:
- the ovoA gene encoding 5-histidylcysteine sulfoxide synthase produces the protein MIERTTLNRHHDPALKAATMPALTGDNAEKKRQELLDYFRTTYAIEEALFDTLRYEESFYRRADPLRHPLVFYYGHTAAFYINKLVVARLITQRINPRFESIFAIGVDEMSWDDLDETHYDWPTVSEVTSYRRQVKEQVETLITTLPLELPITWESPWWALVMGMEHQRIHLETSSVLIRQLPLELLCEPPLWQSDQDQGSAPENTLRNIAGGEVTVGRSLDSPYYGWDCEYGAQSLSIEPFAVSQYLVSNGEYLTFVEQNGYSEQRWWSDEGWRWCQYQQATMPRFWRQTDEGYRLRTMLAERPMPWNWPVEVNFLEAKAFCNWKAAQSGQPLRLPSEAEWLHWHDQINPGYSHAETTTPANINLNQAASSCPVDRFTRNGFGDVIGNVWQWTETAVDSLPGFRIHPYYDDFSTPTFDSLHNVIKGGSWISTGNEATREARYAFRRHFYQHAGFRYIASDQPLTEAAPSKESDPLIARLCHDHYGNKENNFMQQLAELAIAAVPQQNRKRALQVGCEAGRGTFELARAFDEVIGVDLSANIIRRAVEMAENGHTGYQLIEEGELISHHEVTLEGVGLASVADKVSFLQADPCNLKPQYHGFDLIVVSQILERLYDPGKFLDSLSARLNPGGMVVVASSYDWDDQRTDPHNRIGGQRIDGEPVNGPHALADRLKSSFDLMDHHTLSRKLHRHRYSALWQQSDVTLWRKHEDA, from the coding sequence ATGATTGAGCGTACCACCCTCAACCGTCATCACGATCCTGCCCTGAAAGCAGCGACCATGCCTGCACTGACGGGAGACAATGCCGAAAAAAAACGTCAGGAACTTCTCGACTATTTCCGCACAACCTACGCCATTGAAGAGGCGCTGTTCGACACCTTGCGCTACGAGGAAAGTTTTTACCGACGAGCTGACCCGTTGCGCCATCCGCTGGTTTTCTACTATGGCCACACAGCTGCATTTTACATCAATAAACTGGTGGTCGCCCGGCTGATCACGCAGCGTATCAATCCGCGCTTTGAATCCATTTTTGCCATCGGTGTCGATGAGATGTCGTGGGATGACCTGGATGAGACCCATTACGATTGGCCGACGGTTTCCGAGGTTACCAGTTATCGTCGACAGGTCAAAGAACAGGTCGAAACACTCATCACCACCCTGCCCCTCGAATTACCCATCACCTGGGAGAGCCCCTGGTGGGCGCTGGTCATGGGCATGGAACATCAGCGTATTCATCTGGAGACGTCGTCGGTGTTGATTCGCCAGCTGCCGTTGGAACTTCTCTGTGAGCCTCCCTTATGGCAGAGCGACCAGGATCAGGGCAGTGCCCCGGAAAATACTCTGCGTAACATCGCCGGTGGAGAGGTCACGGTCGGCCGATCTCTCGATTCGCCTTATTACGGTTGGGACTGCGAATATGGCGCTCAATCGTTGTCGATTGAACCGTTTGCCGTCAGTCAGTATCTGGTCAGTAATGGTGAATACCTCACCTTCGTCGAGCAAAACGGCTACAGCGAACAACGGTGGTGGAGTGATGAAGGCTGGCGCTGGTGTCAGTATCAACAGGCCACCATGCCGCGCTTCTGGCGCCAGACGGATGAGGGCTACAGATTACGAACCATGCTCGCAGAGCGTCCGATGCCGTGGAATTGGCCGGTGGAAGTCAATTTCCTCGAAGCCAAGGCGTTCTGCAATTGGAAGGCTGCTCAGAGTGGTCAGCCTCTGCGCCTGCCCAGTGAAGCCGAGTGGCTGCATTGGCACGACCAGATCAATCCGGGCTACAGCCATGCCGAAACAACAACCCCGGCAAATATCAACCTCAACCAGGCTGCATCCAGTTGTCCGGTGGATCGTTTTACCCGCAACGGTTTCGGTGATGTCATCGGCAATGTCTGGCAATGGACGGAAACCGCGGTCGACAGTTTGCCCGGCTTTCGTATCCACCCCTATTATGATGACTTTTCCACCCCGACCTTTGACAGTCTGCACAATGTGATCAAGGGCGGGTCGTGGATCTCCACCGGCAACGAAGCCACCCGTGAGGCACGCTATGCCTTTCGACGCCATTTTTATCAGCATGCCGGATTCCGCTATATCGCCTCGGATCAGCCCCTGACCGAAGCGGCACCGAGCAAGGAAAGCGATCCACTCATTGCCCGGCTGTGCCATGACCACTACGGCAATAAAGAGAATAATTTCATGCAGCAACTGGCTGAACTGGCCATTGCTGCGGTGCCGCAGCAGAACCGAAAGCGCGCCCTGCAGGTGGGTTGTGAAGCCGGACGCGGCACCTTTGAACTGGCACGCGCTTTTGATGAAGTGATCGGCGTCGACCTGTCCGCCAATATAATCCGCCGTGCCGTGGAGATGGCTGAAAACGGTCACACCGGCTACCAACTGATTGAAGAGGGAGAACTGATCTCCCATCATGAAGTGACACTGGAGGGTGTCGGGTTGGCTTCCGTTGCTGACAAAGTTTCATTTCTGCAGGCTGACCCGTGCAACCTCAAACCGCAATACCACGGCTTTGACCTGATTGTTGTCAGCCAGATTCTCGAACGCCTCTACGATCCGGGCAAGTTTCTCGACAGCCTGTCTGCGCGGCTGAACCCAGGTGGCATGGTGGTGGTTGCCAGCAGCTACGACTGGGACGATCAGCGTACGGATCCCCACAACCGTATTGGCGGGCAACGCATTGATGGCGAACCGGTCAACGGACCACACGCCTTGGCCGACCGCCTGAAATCTTCTTTTGATCTCATGGATCACCACACTCTGAGCCGCAAACTGCATCGCCACCGCTACAGTGCTTTATGGCAACAGAGCGATGTCACCCTGTGGCGCAAACACGAGGATGCCTGA